The following coding sequences lie in one Arabidopsis thaliana chromosome 3, partial sequence genomic window:
- the GOX2 gene encoding Aldolase-type TIM barrel family protein (Aldolase-type TIM barrel family protein; FUNCTIONS IN: glycolate oxidase activity, oxidoreductase activity, FMN binding, catalytic activity; INVOLVED IN: oxidation reduction, metabolic process; LOCATED IN: in 6 components; EXPRESSED IN: cotyledon, fruit, guard cell, juvenile leaf, leaf; EXPRESSED DURING: seedling growth; CONTAINS InterPro DOMAIN/s: Aldolase-type TIM barrel (InterPro:IPR013785), FMN-dependent alpha-hydroxy acid dehydrogenase, active site (InterPro:IPR008259), FMN-dependent dehydrogenase (InterPro:IPR000262), Alpha-hydroxy acid dehydrogenase, FMN-dependent (InterPro:IPR012133); BEST Arabidopsis thaliana protein match is: Aldolase-type TIM barrel family protein (TAIR:AT3G14420.2); Has 11834 Blast hits to 11812 proteins in 1926 species: Archae - 158; Bacteria - 5520; Metazoa - 369; Fungi - 693; Plants - 265; Viruses - 0; Other Eukaryotes - 4829 (source: NCBI BLink).), giving the protein MEITNVTEYDAIAKAKLPKMVYDYYASGAEDQWTLQENRNAFARILFRPRILIDVNKIDMATTVLGFKISMPIMVAPTAFQKMAHPDGEYATARAASAAGTIMTLSSWATSSVEEVASTGPGIRFFQLYVYKNRKVVEQLVRRAEKAGFKAIALTVDTPRLGRRESDIKNRFTLPPNLTLKNFEGLDLGKMDEANDSGLASYVAGQIDRTLSWKDIQWLQTITNMPILVKGVLTGEDARIAIQAGAAGIIVSNHGARQLDYVPATISALEEVVKATQGRVPVFLDGGVRRGTDVFKALALGASGIFIGRPVVFALAAEGEAGVKKVLQMLRDEFELTMALSGCRSLSEITRNHIVTEWDTPRHLPRL; this is encoded by the exons ATGGAGATCACTAACGTTACCGAGTATGATGCAATCGCAAAGGCGAAGTTGCCTAAGATGGTATATGACTACTATGCATCTGGTGCAGAAGATCAATGGACTCTTCAAGAGAACAGAAACGCTTTTGCAAGAATCCt CTTCCGGCCTCGGATTTTGATTGATGTGAACAAAATTGATATGGCGACTACCGTCTTGGGGTTCAAGATCTCGATGCCGATCATGGTTGCTCCTACTGCCTTTCAAAAGATGGCTCACCCTGATG GGGAATATGCTACGGCTAGAGCTGCGTCTGCTGCTGGAACCATCATG ACACTATCTTCATGGGCTACTTCAAGTGTTGAAGAAGTTGCTTCCACAGGGCCAGGAATCCGATTCTTCCAGCTCTAT GTATACAAGAACAGGAAGGTGGTTGAGCAGCTCGTGAGAAGAGCCGAGAAAGCTGGGTTCAAAGCCATTGCTCTCACTGTAGACACCCCAAGGCTAGGTCGCAGAGAGTCTGATATCAAGAACAG ATTCACTTTGCCTCCAAACCTGACATTGAAGAACTTTGAAGGTCTTGACCTTGGAAAGATGGACGAG GCCAATGACTCTGGCTTGGCTTCGTATGTTGCTGGTCAAATTGACCGTACCTTGAGCTGGAAG GATATCCAGTGGCTCCAAACAATCACCAACATGCCAATTCTTGTCAAGGGTGTTCTTACAGGAGAGGATG CAAGGATAGCGATTCAAGCTGGAGCAGCAGGGATCATTGTGTCAAATCATGGAGCTCGCCAGCTTGATTATGTCCCAGCAACAATCTCAGCCCTTGAAGAG GTTGTCAAAGCAACACAAGGACGAGTTCCTGTCTTCTTGGATGGTGGTGTTCGACGTGGCACTGATGTCTTCAAGGCACTTGCACTTGGAGCCTCTGGAATATTT ATTGGAAGACCAGTGGTTTTTGCACTAGCTGCTGAAGGAGAAGCCGGAGTCAAAAAGGTGCTTCAAATGTTGCGTGATGAGTTCGAGCTAACCATGGCACTAAGTGGGTGCCGGTCACTCAGTGAAATCACCCGTAACCACATTGTCACGGAATGGGACACTCCACGCCATTTGCCCAGGttatag
- a CDS encoding Nucleotide/sugar transporter family protein (Nucleotide/sugar transporter family protein; FUNCTIONS IN: organic anion transmembrane transporter activity; LOCATED IN: cytosolic ribosome; EXPRESSED IN: 23 plant structures; EXPRESSED DURING: 13 growth stages; CONTAINS InterPro DOMAIN/s: Protein of unknown function DUF250 (InterPro:IPR004853); BEST Arabidopsis thaliana protein match is: nodulin MtN21 /EamA-like transporter family protein (TAIR:AT1G53660.1); Has 2316 Blast hits to 2309 proteins in 275 species: Archae - 4; Bacteria - 65; Metazoa - 512; Fungi - 392; Plants - 1095; Viruses - 0; Other Eukaryotes - 248 (source: NCBI BLink).): protein MADRSKGFMRAEFVTYAYILLYIALSSGQIFFNKWVLSSKEINFPYPLGLTLLHMIFSSVLCFLLTKVLKIVKVEEGMTLEIYVTSVIPIGAMFAMTLWLGNTAYLYISVAFAQMLKAIMPVAVFILGVAAGLEMMSCRMLLIMSIISFGVLVASYGELNINWIGVVYQMGGVVGEALRLIFMELLVKRKGIKLNPISLMYYVSPCSAICLFVPWIFLEKSKIDGNGPWNFHFVVLTLNSLCTFALNLSVFLVISHTSALTIRVAGVVKDWVVVLVSALLFADTKLTIINLFGYAIAIAGVAAYNNHKLKKEASKVVTTETPGDAESIPLVSQGNTNTER from the exons ATGGCGGATCGGAGCAAAGGCTTTATGAGAGCTGAATTCGTGACCTATGCTTACATTCTTCTCTATATCGCTCTTTCTAGTGGtcaaatcttcttcaataAG TGGGTTTTGTCATCTAAGGAAATTAATTTCCCTTATCCTCTTGGATTGACTTTACTCCATATGATCTTTTCCTCTGTCTTGTGCTTTCTTCTTACCAAAGTTCTTAAG ATTGTGAAGGTCGAGGAAGGAATGACACTAGAAAT ATATGTTACGTCAGTTATTCCAATAGGTGCAATGTTTGCAATGACCCTCTGGTTGGGAAACACTGCCTACCTCTACATATCAGTTGCATTTGCGCAGATGTTGAAGGCTATAA TGCCTGTTGCTGTGTTTATTCTTGGAGTAGCTGCTGGACTTGAAATGATGAGCTGCAGGATGCTTTTGATAATGTCTATCATAAGTTTTGGTGTTTTAGTAGCTTCTTATGGGGAATTAAACATCAACTGGATTGGAGTGGTTTACCAAATGGGTGGTGTTGTTGGAGAAGCCCTGAGGCTAATCTTCATGGAACTTCTTGTCAAGAGGAAGGGCATCAAGTTAAACCCAATCTCTCTTATGTACTACGTGAGCCCATGCAG TGCTATCTGCTTGTTTGTGCCGTGGATCTTTCTAGAGAAATCGAAGATAGATGGCAATGGCCCATGGAACTTCCACTTTGTAGTGTTGACCCTTAATTCCCTCTGTACATTTGCCCTCAACTTGTCGGTTTTCTTGGTGATTTCTCACACGAGTGCTCTCACTATCCGAGTTGCTGGCGTTGTCAAGGATTGGGTGGTTGTCTTGGTGTCAGCTCTTCTCTTTGCCGACACGAAACTCACAATCATCAATCTTTTCGGTTACGCCATCG CTATTGCCGGTGTAGCGGCTTATAACAACCATAAGCTGAAGAAGGAAGCATCCAAAGTTGTTACCACAGAAACTCCAGGAGATGCTGAATCAATACCGTTGGTGTCACAAGGTAATACTAATacagagagatga
- the GOX2 gene encoding Aldolase-type TIM barrel family protein (Aldolase-type TIM barrel family protein; FUNCTIONS IN: glycolate oxidase activity, oxidoreductase activity, FMN binding, catalytic activity; INVOLVED IN: oxidation reduction, metabolic process; LOCATED IN: peroxisome; EXPRESSED IN: guard cell, leaf; CONTAINS InterPro DOMAIN/s: Aldolase-type TIM barrel (InterPro:IPR013785), FMN-dependent alpha-hydroxy acid dehydrogenase, active site (InterPro:IPR008259), FMN-dependent dehydrogenase (InterPro:IPR000262), Alpha-hydroxy acid dehydrogenase, FMN-dependent (InterPro:IPR012133); BEST Arabidopsis thaliana protein match is: Aldolase-type TIM barrel family protein (TAIR:AT3G14420.2).) → MEITNVTEYDAIAKAKLPKMVYDYYASGAEDQWTLQENRNAFARILFRPRILIDVNKIDMATTVLGFKISMPIMVAPTAFQKMAHPDGEYATARAASAAGTIMTLSSWATSSVEEVASTGPGIRFFQLYVYKNRKVVEQLVRRAEKAGFKAIALTVDTPRLGRRESDIKNRFTLPPNLTLKNFEGLDLGKMDEASIDQIANDSGLASYVAGQIDRTLSWKDIQWLQTITNMPILVKGVLTGEDARIAIQAGAAGIIVSNHGARQLDYVPATISALEEVVKATQGRVPVFLDGGVRRGTDVFKALALGASGIFIGRPVVFALAAEGEAGVKKVLQMLRDEFELTMALSGCRSLSEITRNHIVTEWDTPRHLPRL, encoded by the exons ATGGAGATCACTAACGTTACCGAGTATGATGCAATCGCAAAGGCGAAGTTGCCTAAGATGGTATATGACTACTATGCATCTGGTGCAGAAGATCAATGGACTCTTCAAGAGAACAGAAACGCTTTTGCAAGAATCCt CTTCCGGCCTCGGATTTTGATTGATGTGAACAAAATTGATATGGCGACTACCGTCTTGGGGTTCAAGATCTCGATGCCGATCATGGTTGCTCCTACTGCCTTTCAAAAGATGGCTCACCCTGATG GGGAATATGCTACGGCTAGAGCTGCGTCTGCTGCTGGAACCATCATG ACACTATCTTCATGGGCTACTTCAAGTGTTGAAGAAGTTGCTTCCACAGGGCCAGGAATCCGATTCTTCCAGCTCTAT GTATACAAGAACAGGAAGGTGGTTGAGCAGCTCGTGAGAAGAGCCGAGAAAGCTGGGTTCAAAGCCATTGCTCTCACTGTAGACACCCCAAGGCTAGGTCGCAGAGAGTCTGATATCAAGAACAG ATTCACTTTGCCTCCAAACCTGACATTGAAGAACTTTGAAGGTCTTGACCTTGGAAAGATGGACGAGGCAAGCATCGATCAGATA GCCAATGACTCTGGCTTGGCTTCGTATGTTGCTGGTCAAATTGACCGTACCTTGAGCTGGAAG GATATCCAGTGGCTCCAAACAATCACCAACATGCCAATTCTTGTCAAGGGTGTTCTTACAGGAGAGGATG CAAGGATAGCGATTCAAGCTGGAGCAGCAGGGATCATTGTGTCAAATCATGGAGCTCGCCAGCTTGATTATGTCCCAGCAACAATCTCAGCCCTTGAAGAG GTTGTCAAAGCAACACAAGGACGAGTTCCTGTCTTCTTGGATGGTGGTGTTCGACGTGGCACTGATGTCTTCAAGGCACTTGCACTTGGAGCCTCTGGAATATTT ATTGGAAGACCAGTGGTTTTTGCACTAGCTGCTGAAGGAGAAGCCGGAGTCAAAAAGGTGCTTCAAATGTTGCGTGATGAGTTCGAGCTAACCATGGCACTAAGTGGGTGCCGGTCACTCAGTGAAATCACCCGTAACCACATTGTCACGGAATGGGACACTCCACGCCATTTGCCCAGGttatag